From the Micromonospora sediminicola genome, one window contains:
- a CDS encoding TetR/AcrR family transcriptional regulator: protein MVYRSTERVRARLDASRRRIVAAALEVMAEHGYAGCTVAAVASRAALATGTVYRHFPTKADLFAEVFRTASQREVDAVTRAAALDTTVADRVTAVVETFCGRALQSPRLAYALLAEPVDPAVDAERLVFRRAYARVLAGHVAEGIARGELPPQDPELAATALVGALAEAMVGPLSAGVAGPGTIPGLTTFLHRALGVAP from the coding sequence GTGGTCTACCGGAGCACCGAGCGGGTCAGGGCCCGGCTGGACGCCTCGCGCCGCCGGATCGTCGCCGCCGCGCTGGAGGTGATGGCCGAGCACGGCTACGCCGGCTGCACCGTGGCGGCCGTGGCGAGCCGCGCCGCGCTGGCCACCGGCACCGTCTACCGCCACTTCCCCACCAAGGCCGACCTGTTCGCCGAGGTGTTCCGCACCGCCTCGCAGCGCGAGGTCGACGCGGTCACCCGCGCCGCCGCGCTCGATACGACCGTCGCCGACCGGGTCACCGCGGTGGTGGAGACGTTCTGCGGCCGGGCGTTGCAGTCCCCCCGCCTGGCGTACGCGCTGCTCGCCGAGCCGGTCGACCCGGCCGTCGACGCCGAGCGGCTGGTCTTCCGCCGGGCGTACGCCCGGGTGCTCGCCGGCCACGTCGCCGAGGGGATCGCCCGCGGGGAGCTGCCGCCGCAGGATCCCGAGCTGGCCGCCACCGCCCTGGTCGGCGCGCTGGCCGAGGCGATGGTCGGCCCGTTGTCCGCCGGGGTGGCCGGCCCCGGGACCATCCCCGGCCTGACCACCTTCCTCCACCGCGCGCTGGGAGTCGCACCGTGA
- a CDS encoding acyl-CoA dehydrogenase family protein, with the protein MTTHEVVNQVPPLVGHDTADDPALLEGVAREGAGWAVAELHDLGRLAGGEQAAEHGRLANEHPPVLRTHDRYGHRVDEVEFHPSWHELMRTAVGHGLHAAPWADGRPGAHVARAARFHVWRPDAGHGCPISMTYAAVPALRHSPELAARYEPLLTTTEYDFGLRAPQTKRGLLAGMSMTEKQGGSDVRANTTTARPEPDGSYRLVGHKWFTSAPMCDLFLTLAQAPGGLTCFLVPRVLPDGARNPMRLMRLKDKLGNRSNASAEVEYEHAVAWRVGDEGRGVRTIIDMVNLTRLDCVIGAAAGMRQGVTTAVHHATHRRAFGRYLVDQPLMRNVLADLAVESEAATVLMTRLAGATDRSARGDDGETAFKRLALAVGKYWVCKRWPGHAAEALECLGGNGYVEESGMPRLFRESPLNSIWEGSGNVAALDVLRALTREPQVLAAYEAEVAAAAGADVRLDAAVRRVRDELADHTDLELRARRVVERLALVLQGALLVRHGHPAVADAFCASRLAGDHGQAYGTLPGGLDLAAIIDRATPKIG; encoded by the coding sequence GTGACCACACACGAGGTCGTCAACCAGGTCCCCCCGCTGGTCGGCCACGACACCGCCGACGACCCGGCGCTGCTGGAGGGCGTGGCCCGCGAGGGCGCCGGCTGGGCCGTCGCCGAGCTGCACGACCTCGGCCGGCTGGCCGGCGGCGAGCAGGCCGCCGAGCACGGCCGGCTGGCCAACGAGCACCCGCCGGTGCTGCGCACCCACGACCGGTACGGCCACCGCGTCGACGAGGTGGAGTTCCACCCGTCCTGGCACGAGCTGATGCGCACCGCCGTCGGCCACGGCCTGCACGCCGCCCCGTGGGCCGACGGACGGCCGGGCGCGCACGTGGCCCGGGCCGCCCGCTTCCACGTGTGGCGGCCCGACGCCGGGCACGGCTGCCCGATCTCGATGACCTACGCGGCGGTGCCGGCGCTGCGGCACAGCCCCGAGCTGGCCGCGCGCTACGAGCCGCTGCTCACCACCACCGAGTACGACTTCGGGCTGCGCGCACCGCAGACCAAGCGCGGGCTGCTCGCCGGCATGTCGATGACCGAGAAGCAGGGCGGCTCGGACGTGCGCGCCAACACCACGACCGCCCGGCCCGAGCCGGACGGCAGCTACCGGCTCGTCGGGCACAAGTGGTTCACCTCCGCGCCGATGTGCGACCTGTTCCTCACCCTCGCCCAGGCGCCCGGCGGCCTCACCTGCTTCCTGGTCCCCCGCGTGCTGCCCGACGGCGCCCGCAACCCGATGCGGCTGATGCGCCTGAAGGACAAGCTCGGCAACCGCTCCAACGCCTCCGCCGAGGTCGAGTACGAGCACGCGGTGGCGTGGCGGGTCGGCGACGAGGGCCGCGGCGTACGCACCATCATCGACATGGTCAACCTGACCCGCCTGGACTGCGTGATCGGGGCGGCGGCCGGGATGCGTCAGGGCGTGACCACGGCGGTGCACCACGCCACCCACCGGCGGGCCTTCGGCCGCTATCTGGTCGACCAGCCGCTGATGCGCAACGTCCTGGCCGACCTGGCGGTGGAGTCCGAGGCCGCCACCGTGCTGATGACCCGGCTGGCCGGCGCGACCGACCGGTCGGCGCGCGGCGACGACGGCGAGACCGCGTTCAAGCGCCTCGCGCTCGCCGTCGGCAAGTACTGGGTGTGCAAGCGCTGGCCGGGGCACGCCGCCGAGGCGCTGGAGTGCCTGGGCGGCAACGGCTACGTCGAGGAGTCCGGCATGCCGCGGCTGTTCCGCGAGTCGCCGCTGAACTCCATCTGGGAGGGTTCCGGCAACGTCGCCGCGCTCGACGTGCTGCGCGCGCTGACCCGGGAGCCGCAGGTGCTGGCCGCGTACGAGGCCGAGGTGGCGGCCGCGGCCGGCGCAGACGTCCGCCTCGACGCCGCCGTGCGCCGGGTGCGCGACGAGCTGGCCGACCACACCGACCTGGAGCTGCGCGCCCGGCGGGTGGTCGAGCGGCTGGCGCTGGTGCTGCAGGGCGCGCTGCTGGTCCGCCACGGCCACCCCGCGGTAGCCGACGCGTTCTGCGCCTCCCGCCTCGCCGGCGACCACGGCCAGGCGTACGGGACGCTGCCGGGCGGCCTCGACCTCGCCGCGATCATCGACCGGGCCACCCCCAAGATCGGCTAG
- a CDS encoding MOSC domain-containing protein, which yields MRLASVHLYPVKSLGGVDVDRAVVEPWGLRHDRRWVLLQPDGGTLTARTAPAMLGLTAAPGAGSVTLTDRDGTSLTVAEPVDGPPVATAVSRLDTVRLAGDEAHDWLSARLGLPVRLGWLDDPRRRPVSTDHGGRAGDPLNLSDAGPLLVTTAPSLRRLRDWIVEGALERGEPAPEPLPMARFRPSVVLDGPVAPFVEDGWTGLRIGAVDFRFAERCDRCQLTLIDPVTLTSGKEPIRTLARHRRQDGRTWFGVRLIPLGGGEIRVGDPVTAG from the coding sequence ATGCGGCTCGCGTCGGTGCACCTCTACCCGGTCAAGTCCCTCGGCGGCGTCGACGTCGACCGGGCCGTGGTCGAGCCGTGGGGGTTGCGCCACGACCGCCGGTGGGTGCTCCTGCAACCCGACGGCGGCACGCTGACCGCGCGTACCGCGCCCGCGATGCTCGGCCTGACCGCCGCGCCCGGCGCCGGATCGGTCACGCTGACCGACCGGGACGGCACGTCGCTGACCGTCGCCGAGCCGGTGGACGGGCCACCGGTGGCCACCGCCGTGTCCCGGCTGGACACGGTCCGGCTGGCCGGCGACGAGGCCCACGACTGGCTCTCCGCCCGCCTCGGACTCCCGGTCCGGCTGGGCTGGCTGGACGACCCGCGCCGCCGCCCGGTGTCGACCGACCACGGTGGACGCGCCGGGGACCCGCTGAACCTCTCCGACGCCGGCCCGCTGCTGGTCACCACGGCGCCGTCGCTGCGCCGGCTGCGGGACTGGATCGTCGAGGGCGCGCTGGAGCGGGGCGAGCCCGCGCCCGAGCCGCTGCCGATGGCCCGGTTCCGGCCCTCCGTGGTGCTGGACGGGCCGGTCGCGCCGTTCGTCGAGGACGGCTGGACCGGGCTGCGGATCGGCGCCGTCGACTTCCGGTTCGCCGAACGGTGCGACCGCTGCCAGCTCACGCTGATCGACCCGGTGACACTCACCAGCGGCAAGGAGCCGATCCGCACGCTCGCCCGGCACCGGCGGCAGGACGGCAGGACCTGGTTCGGCGTCCGGTTGATCCCGCTGGGCGGCGGCGAGATCCGGGTCGGCGACCCGGTGACCGCCGGCTGA
- a CDS encoding GNAT family N-acetyltransferase: MAHPTYPLRTPRLLLRPVTLDDLDDVHAWQARPDVVRWMLGAAPRTRQESRVSVVAMAGEDALRAEGDCLTLAVVAGDVVIGAVELVWRSRADRTGELGYVFHPDHGCRGLATEAAGALLDWGFGAFGLHRVVVRCHADNEASARLAARLGMRREARHVRSYRFRGGWADQLVFAILAEEWRSRPG; the protein is encoded by the coding sequence ATGGCCCACCCGACGTACCCGCTGCGCACGCCGCGACTGCTGCTGCGCCCGGTCACCCTCGACGACCTCGACGACGTGCACGCCTGGCAGGCCCGCCCCGACGTGGTCCGCTGGATGCTCGGGGCCGCGCCGCGTACCCGTCAGGAGTCCCGGGTGTCGGTGGTCGCGATGGCGGGGGAGGACGCGCTGCGCGCGGAGGGTGACTGCCTGACGCTCGCCGTGGTGGCCGGGGACGTGGTCATCGGCGCGGTGGAGCTGGTCTGGCGCAGCCGGGCGGACCGCACCGGCGAGCTGGGGTACGTGTTCCACCCGGACCACGGCTGCCGTGGGCTGGCCACCGAGGCGGCCGGGGCGCTGCTCGACTGGGGGTTCGGCGCGTTCGGGCTGCACCGGGTGGTGGTCCGGTGCCACGCCGACAACGAGGCGTCGGCCCGCCTGGCCGCCCGGCTGGGCATGCGGCGGGAGGCGCGGCACGTGCGCAGCTACCGGTTCCGGGGCGGGTGGGCCGACCAGCTCGTGTTCGCGATCCTGGCCGAGGAGTGGCGCTCCCGCCCGGGCTGA
- a CDS encoding MalY/PatB family protein has product MTVSADVDNPLTQLTLDQLRQRTSVKWRLHPPDVLPLWVAEQDVPLAPPVADALRRAVELGDTGYAHGTAYAEALGGFAARRWDWADFPVGRTTLVPDVMMGAVEVLRLVTDPGDAVVVCPPVYPPFYAFVTHAGRQVVEAPLGADLRIDHAALEEAFRRARALGRRPAFLLCNPHNPTGVVHRRDELEAVAELAARHGVRVVADEIHAPLALTGARFTPYLTVTGAEDAFALVSASKAWNLAGLKAALAVAGEKAADDLARIPEEVSHGPSHLGVLAHTAAFRDGGPWLDALLGGLDANRALLGSLLADHLPSVSWRPPEGTYLAWLDCTRLGVPTDAPAGGVASDLAGPARMFLDRARVALSSGHVFGAGGTGFVRLNFATSPAVLTEAVTRMGRAVAG; this is encoded by the coding sequence ATGACGGTTTCCGCCGACGTCGACAACCCGCTCACCCAACTCACGCTCGACCAGCTCCGGCAGCGCACCAGCGTCAAGTGGCGCCTGCACCCGCCGGACGTGCTGCCGCTGTGGGTCGCCGAGCAGGACGTGCCGCTGGCGCCGCCGGTGGCCGACGCGTTGCGCCGGGCGGTCGAGCTGGGCGACACCGGCTACGCCCACGGGACCGCGTACGCGGAGGCGCTCGGCGGTTTCGCGGCCCGGCGCTGGGACTGGGCCGACTTCCCGGTCGGGCGGACCACGCTGGTGCCGGACGTGATGATGGGCGCGGTCGAGGTGCTGCGACTGGTCACCGATCCGGGTGACGCGGTGGTGGTCTGTCCGCCCGTCTACCCGCCGTTCTACGCGTTCGTCACGCACGCCGGGCGGCAGGTGGTCGAGGCGCCGCTCGGCGCCGACCTGCGGATCGACCACGCCGCGCTGGAGGAGGCGTTCCGCCGGGCCCGCGCCCTCGGCCGCCGGCCCGCGTTCCTGCTGTGCAACCCGCACAACCCGACCGGAGTGGTGCACCGCCGCGACGAGCTGGAGGCGGTCGCCGAGCTGGCCGCCCGGCACGGCGTCCGGGTGGTCGCCGACGAGATCCACGCCCCGCTGGCGCTCACCGGCGCACGGTTCACCCCGTACCTGACGGTGACCGGCGCCGAGGACGCGTTCGCCCTGGTCTCGGCGTCCAAGGCGTGGAACCTCGCCGGCCTCAAGGCGGCGCTGGCCGTCGCCGGGGAGAAGGCAGCGGACGACCTGGCCCGGATCCCCGAGGAGGTCAGCCACGGGCCGAGCCACCTCGGGGTGCTCGCGCACACCGCCGCGTTCCGCGACGGCGGGCCGTGGCTGGACGCGTTGCTCGGCGGGCTCGACGCCAACCGCGCGCTGCTCGGGTCGCTGCTGGCCGACCACCTGCCGAGCGTCTCCTGGCGTCCGCCGGAGGGCACCTACCTGGCCTGGCTGGACTGCACCCGGCTCGGCGTGCCCACCGACGCGCCGGCCGGCGGGGTGGCCAGCGACCTGGCCGGGCCGGCGCGGATGTTCCTCGACCGGGCCCGGGTGGCGCTCAGCTCCGGGCACGTCTTCGGCGCCGGCGGGACGGGCTTCGTCCGGCTCAACTTCGCCACCTCGCCCGCCGTCCTGACCGAGGCGGTGACCCGGATGGGTCGGGCCGTGGCCGGCTGA
- a CDS encoding winged helix DNA-binding domain-containing protein: protein MTVLDDRALNRATLARQLLLDRADLPVADAVAHLCGLQAQEPQEPYVGLWSRLRDVDPADLSDLLVRRRLVRTHLMRRTVHLLTADDVLAWRSRHDGMLRQRVLGVYRGALDGVDLDDLAAAGRAALADGTPRTTAEVVRVLADRWPAADRRALGEMLIALVPTAQAPPRGLWRTTAGVRTVALAGWLGREVDPPAPEGTDPVGRDLVRRYLAAYGPAASADLRAWCGLAGLPAAVAAVRDELVSFRDERGRVLLDLPDAPRPDPDTPAPARFLPAFDNAVLGYHDRTRIIDDAHRLLSVGGARFVLLDGRVAGTWTVDAGTVVVTPLRAFTRAERAAAAEEGRAVASFLSDGENQRVRVAASPR, encoded by the coding sequence ATGACCGTGCTGGACGACCGGGCGCTGAACCGGGCGACGTTGGCCCGGCAACTGCTGCTCGACCGCGCCGACCTGCCGGTCGCCGACGCGGTGGCGCACCTGTGCGGCCTGCAGGCCCAGGAGCCGCAGGAGCCGTACGTCGGGCTGTGGTCGCGGCTGCGCGACGTCGACCCGGCGGACCTGTCCGACCTGCTGGTGCGGCGCCGACTGGTGCGGACCCACCTGATGCGCCGCACCGTGCACCTGCTCACCGCCGACGACGTGCTGGCGTGGCGGTCCCGCCACGACGGCATGCTGCGGCAGCGGGTGCTCGGGGTCTACCGCGGCGCGCTCGACGGGGTGGACCTCGACGACCTCGCCGCGGCCGGCCGGGCGGCGCTGGCCGACGGCACGCCCCGCACGACCGCCGAGGTCGTCCGGGTGCTGGCCGACCGGTGGCCGGCGGCGGACCGGCGGGCCCTGGGCGAGATGCTGATCGCCCTGGTCCCCACCGCGCAGGCGCCGCCGCGCGGGCTGTGGCGGACCACGGCCGGCGTGCGGACCGTCGCGCTCGCCGGCTGGCTGGGCCGGGAGGTCGACCCGCCCGCCCCGGAGGGCACGGACCCGGTCGGGCGGGACCTGGTCCGCCGCTACCTCGCCGCGTACGGCCCGGCCGCCTCGGCGGACCTGCGCGCCTGGTGCGGCCTCGCCGGGTTGCCCGCGGCGGTGGCCGCGGTCCGCGACGAGCTGGTGTCCTTCCGCGACGAACGCGGTCGGGTGCTGCTCGACCTCCCCGACGCGCCCCGCCCGGACCCCGACACCCCCGCGCCGGCGCGGTTCCTGCCCGCCTTCGACAACGCCGTGCTCGGCTACCACGACCGCACCCGGATCATCGACGACGCCCACCGCCTGCTGTCCGTCGGCGGGGCGCGGTTCGTGCTGCTCGACGGCCGGGTGGCGGGCACCTGGACCGTCGACGCGGGCACGGTGGTCGTCACGCCGCTGCGCGCGTTCACCCGGGCCGAACGCGCCGCCGCCGCCGAGGAGGGCCGGGCGGTCGCGTCGTTCCTCTCCGACGGGGAGAACCAGCGGGTACGCGTCGCCGCGTCGCCGCGCTGA
- a CDS encoding DinB family protein, translating to MTTTTATTTSTTLDAERADLLKALATARTMLTNTVRGLTDAQAGERPTVSALCLGGIVKHVTSTEEAWLRFVVEGPEVMSFALPDGVTWEDFLSGTARELPRWAIERERDFRMLPEDTLPAVLDRYARVAARTEEIVAALDDLSATRPVPDAPWNEPGTVMSARAVLIHVIAETTQHAGHADILRETLDGQTTT from the coding sequence ATGACGACGACCACCGCGACCACGACCTCCACCACCCTCGACGCCGAGCGGGCCGACCTGCTCAAGGCGCTCGCCACCGCCCGGACCATGCTGACCAACACCGTGCGCGGCCTCACCGACGCCCAGGCCGGCGAGCGGCCGACGGTCAGCGCGCTCTGCCTGGGCGGCATCGTCAAGCACGTGACGTCCACCGAGGAGGCGTGGCTGCGGTTCGTGGTCGAGGGCCCCGAGGTGATGAGCTTCGCCCTGCCCGACGGGGTGACCTGGGAGGACTTCCTGTCCGGCACCGCCCGGGAGCTGCCGCGGTGGGCGATCGAGCGGGAGCGCGACTTCCGGATGCTGCCCGAGGACACGCTGCCGGCCGTCCTCGACCGGTACGCGCGGGTCGCGGCCCGCACCGAGGAGATCGTGGCCGCCCTCGACGACCTGTCGGCGACCCGGCCGGTGCCCGACGCGCCCTGGAACGAGCCCGGCACGGTGATGAGCGCCCGGGCGGTGCTGATCCACGTGATCGCCGAGACCACGCAGCACGCCGGGCACGCGGACATCCTGCGCGAGACCCTCGACGGGCAGACCACCACCTGA
- a CDS encoding WYL domain-containing protein translates to MSTTSARLLALLSLLQARRDWPGGVLADRLGVSTRTVRRDVDRLRELGYPIGSAKGPDGGYRLGAGSALPPLLFDDEQAVALTVALQTAATTVTGIEEAAARALTTVRQVMPPRLRHRVDALRVVAVERAGPAAKPRVEPGLLMTLSAAVHAREVLRFDYRSAAAEPADDPPPRRVQPHHLVTWSGRWYLVAWDLDRDDWRTFRVDRISPRTPTGPRFTPRELPGGDVAAFVAGRFRGATGPGDWPCRGEVILDLPAKVVSAWTRDGLVEELGPDRCRLVLGGWSWPGLAALFGRYDADIEVVGPPELRDAFAHLARRYRAAADGPATPGAG, encoded by the coding sequence ATGTCGACGACGTCCGCCCGACTGCTCGCCCTGCTGTCCCTGCTCCAGGCGCGCCGGGACTGGCCGGGCGGGGTGCTGGCCGACCGGCTCGGGGTCAGCACGCGGACCGTGCGCCGTGACGTGGACCGGCTGCGCGAGCTGGGCTATCCGATCGGCAGCGCCAAGGGCCCGGACGGCGGTTACCGGCTGGGCGCCGGCTCGGCGCTGCCGCCGCTGCTCTTCGACGACGAGCAGGCGGTGGCGCTCACGGTGGCGTTGCAGACCGCGGCGACCACGGTCACCGGCATCGAGGAGGCCGCGGCGCGGGCGCTGACCACGGTGCGGCAGGTGATGCCGCCCCGGCTGCGCCACCGCGTGGACGCCCTGCGGGTGGTCGCGGTGGAGCGCGCCGGCCCCGCGGCGAAGCCCCGGGTCGAGCCGGGCCTGCTGATGACGCTCAGCGCCGCCGTCCACGCCCGTGAGGTGCTGCGCTTCGACTACCGGAGCGCCGCCGCGGAGCCGGCCGACGACCCGCCGCCGCGCCGGGTGCAACCGCACCACCTGGTCACCTGGAGCGGGCGCTGGTACCTCGTCGCCTGGGACCTGGACCGCGACGACTGGCGCACGTTCCGGGTGGACCGGATCAGCCCGCGTACGCCCACCGGCCCCCGGTTCACGCCCCGGGAGCTGCCCGGCGGCGACGTCGCCGCGTTCGTCGCCGGCCGGTTCCGGGGAGCCACCGGACCCGGCGACTGGCCGTGCCGGGGCGAGGTGATCCTCGACCTGCCCGCCAAGGTGGTGTCCGCGTGGACCCGTGACGGCCTGGTCGAGGAGTTGGGGCCGGACCGCTGCCGGCTGGTCCTCGGCGGCTGGTCCTGGCCCGGCCTGGCCGCCCTGTTCGGCCGCTACGACGCCGACATCGAGGTGGTCGGGCCACCGGAGCTGCGGGACGCTTTCGCGCACCTGGCCCGGCGGTACCGGGCCGCCGCCGACGGTCCGGCCACGCCCGGGGCCGGTTAG
- a CDS encoding NIPSNAP family protein gives MITCVVHYTIDPARIEAFERFARAWMRLVARHGGVHHGYFLPAEGASDRAEALFSFESLAAYERYRARFGEDPEFVAADRIRDESGCVLRYERTFMRPLLPTD, from the coding sequence GTGATCACCTGTGTCGTGCACTACACCATCGATCCCGCCCGGATCGAGGCGTTCGAACGGTTCGCCCGCGCCTGGATGCGGCTGGTGGCGCGGCACGGCGGCGTGCACCACGGCTACTTCCTGCCCGCCGAGGGGGCGAGCGACCGGGCCGAGGCGTTGTTCAGCTTCGAGAGCCTGGCCGCGTACGAGCGCTACCGTGCCCGGTTCGGGGAGGACCCGGAGTTCGTCGCGGCGGACCGGATCCGCGACGAGTCGGGTTGCGTGCTGCGCTACGAACGCACGTTCATGCGTCCGCTCCTGCCGACGGACTGA
- a CDS encoding TetR/AcrR family transcriptional regulator, with product MSKERRRKADPARSLALLWRTREPASRGAGPGLSVDRIVRTAVEIADAEGIDALTMRRVSEALGVGTMSVYTYVPGKAELLDVMVDAVLGDLPRPADVPGGWRGRLERIARDNLALYRAHPWLLRAETTRPVLGPNVLAKYDYELHAVADIGLDDVEMDAVLTLVLGHAKSAARAALDVVELERETGMTDDQWWQTHGPWLEKFMTSGSYPLAARVGTAAGLAHGAAYGPDHAFEFGLQRVLDGISAVVAERTGDA from the coding sequence ATGTCGAAGGAGCGCAGGCGCAAGGCCGACCCCGCCCGTAGCCTGGCCCTCCTCTGGCGCACCAGGGAGCCGGCGAGCCGGGGCGCCGGGCCCGGTCTGAGCGTCGACCGGATCGTGCGCACGGCCGTTGAGATCGCCGACGCCGAGGGCATCGACGCGCTCACCATGCGCCGGGTCAGCGAGGCGCTCGGCGTCGGCACCATGTCGGTCTACACCTACGTGCCCGGCAAGGCCGAACTGCTCGACGTCATGGTCGACGCCGTCCTCGGCGACCTGCCCCGCCCGGCCGACGTGCCGGGCGGCTGGCGCGGGCGGCTGGAACGCATCGCCCGGGACAATCTGGCGCTCTACCGCGCCCACCCGTGGCTGCTGCGCGCCGAGACCACCCGGCCGGTGCTCGGCCCGAACGTGCTCGCCAAGTACGACTACGAGCTGCACGCGGTGGCCGACATCGGGCTCGACGACGTGGAGATGGACGCGGTGCTCACGCTCGTGCTCGGGCACGCGAAGAGCGCGGCCCGGGCCGCGCTCGACGTGGTCGAGCTGGAGCGGGAGACCGGGATGACCGACGACCAGTGGTGGCAGACGCACGGGCCGTGGCTGGAGAAGTTCATGACCTCCGGCAGCTATCCGCTCGCCGCCCGGGTGGGTACGGCCGCGGGCCTGGCGCACGGCGCCGCCTACGGGCCGGACCACGCCTTCGAGTTCGGCCTGCAACGGGTGCTCGACGGCATCTCGGCGGTCGTCGCCGAGCGGACCGGCGACGCTTAG